A genome region from Crossiella equi includes the following:
- a CDS encoding AfsR/SARP family transcriptional regulator, with the protein MVNCENVEVRYRLLGPVGAEGSGGPARLGGPKQRTVLAALLLSPNRVVPEDQLIDLLWGQAPPASARGQLQVRVSELRKLLGRTAIVRRSPGYLIQVDPGQVDLEVFEELVRAARGAAAAGRQRQAAEGFRTALGLWHGPSLGGVTDELAAREAPMLAERRLAVLEELFEAELVLGRAAQVVGELRRAAEENPFRERLLVQLMVALHQSGRTGDALEAYAHARRRFRDELGIEPGRVVQELHVKVLAGELEPATPPEPRLRVAPEEPARVRPAELPGDVRGFAGRRAVLALLDAELAARRRSGNPGADIWVVHGTAGVGKTALAVHWAHGVREHFPDGQLYVDLHGFDAAREPLSPVAALGRILRAMGVSAAGIPAELDEQAALYRSLLADRRLLLVLDNARDADQVRPLLPPSGTVLVTSRHRLGELVADSGARSLPLPVLAAEDSRAVLTGMLGADAVAAESTAVDELGRRCGQLPLALRIAAANITARPEPRIAEFVTDLARGGALAGLVLDGAEESALTGAFAVSYRALAPESRRLFRLLGLVPSPVFPVEIAAAVLGGPVSEAARLLHRLAATHLVDQGADGRFRMHDLLREYAVEVARAEETAADRDRACARLVRYYLPFGGHPTGRVA; encoded by the coding sequence GTGGTCAACTGTGAGAACGTCGAGGTGCGCTACCGGCTGCTCGGGCCGGTCGGCGCGGAGGGCTCTGGGGGCCCGGCGCGACTCGGCGGCCCGAAGCAGCGCACGGTGCTCGCCGCGCTGCTGCTCTCCCCCAACCGGGTCGTGCCCGAGGACCAGCTCATCGACCTGCTGTGGGGCCAGGCGCCCCCGGCCAGCGCGAGAGGACAGCTCCAGGTCCGGGTGTCGGAGCTGAGGAAACTGCTGGGCCGCACGGCGATCGTGCGGCGCAGCCCGGGCTACCTGATCCAGGTGGACCCCGGACAGGTCGACCTGGAGGTGTTCGAGGAACTGGTGCGCGCCGCCCGCGGTGCGGCCGCGGCGGGACGGCAGCGGCAGGCCGCGGAGGGTTTCCGCACGGCACTGGGGCTCTGGCACGGCCCGTCGCTGGGCGGGGTCACCGACGAGCTGGCCGCGCGCGAGGCGCCGATGCTGGCCGAGCGCAGGCTCGCGGTGCTGGAGGAGCTGTTCGAGGCCGAGCTGGTGCTGGGCCGCGCGGCGCAGGTGGTCGGCGAGCTGCGGCGGGCGGCGGAGGAGAACCCGTTCCGGGAACGCCTGCTGGTCCAGCTGATGGTGGCGCTGCACCAGTCCGGGCGCACCGGTGACGCGCTGGAGGCCTACGCGCACGCGCGGCGGCGCTTCCGCGACGAGCTGGGCATCGAGCCGGGGCGGGTGGTGCAGGAGCTGCACGTGAAGGTGCTGGCCGGGGAGCTCGAACCGGCCACGCCGCCGGAGCCCCGGCTGCGGGTGGCCCCCGAGGAGCCCGCCCGGGTGCGGCCCGCGGAGCTGCCCGGTGACGTGCGCGGCTTCGCCGGGCGCCGTGCGGTGCTGGCGCTGCTGGACGCGGAGCTGGCCGCGCGCAGGCGCTCGGGCAACCCGGGCGCGGACATCTGGGTGGTGCACGGCACGGCGGGCGTGGGCAAGACCGCGCTCGCCGTGCACTGGGCGCACGGGGTGCGCGAGCACTTCCCGGACGGCCAGCTGTACGTGGACCTGCACGGCTTCGACGCCGCCCGCGAACCCCTCTCGCCGGTGGCCGCGCTCGGCCGGATCCTGCGCGCGATGGGGGTGAGTGCGGCAGGGATTCCGGCCGAGCTGGACGAGCAGGCCGCGTTGTACCGCTCCCTGCTCGCGGACCGGCGCCTCCTGCTCGTGCTCGACAACGCCCGGGACGCCGACCAGGTCCGCCCCCTGCTGCCGCCGTCCGGCACCGTGCTGGTGACCAGCAGGCACCGGCTCGGGGAGCTGGTCGCCGACTCGGGCGCCCGTTCGCTGCCGCTGCCCGTACTGGCGGCGGAGGACTCGCGGGCCGTGCTGACCGGGATGCTCGGGGCCGACGCGGTCGCGGCGGAGTCGACGGCGGTCGACGAGCTGGGCAGGAGGTGCGGGCAGTTGCCCCTTGCCCTGCGCATCGCCGCCGCCAACATCACCGCGAGGCCGGAACCCCGGATCGCGGAGTTCGTCACCGACCTGGCCCGGGGAGGGGCTCTGGCCGGACTGGTCCTCGACGGGGCCGAGGAGAGCGCGCTGACCGGCGCGTTCGCCGTGTCCTACCGCGCGCTGGCGCCGGAGTCGCGACGGCTGTTCCGGCTGCTCGGCCTGGTGCCGAGCCCGGTGTTCCCCGTCGAGATCGCGGCCGCCGTGCTGGGCGGTCCGGTGTCCGAGGCCGCCCGGCTGCTGCACCGCCTGGCCGCCACCCACCTGGTCGACCAGGGCGCCGACGGCCGCTTCCGGATGCACGACCTGCTCCGGGAGTACGCGGTGGAGGTGGCCCGGGCGGAGGAGACCGCCGCGGACCGGGACCGCGCGTGCGCCCGGCTGGTCCGGTACTACCTCCCGTTCGGCGGGCACCCCACCGGCCGGGTGGCCTGA
- a CDS encoding FIST signal transduction protein produces MSTNGVGAASRWIGVGSDSHPDGAVAAHRAATAAITGPRPQLLLVFASTGYDPGPVAEGISAVAPGVPVVGCSSTGEISPDGSRSGSLVVIAFGGIGFTVRTAVADRLASRQREAGAEVAAAAADRSGLPHQVVLLLTDSLARDQESILRGCYSVLGAGVPMVGGAAGERRSREDGTPCGTFLFHDGRVHTDAVVCATIASEAPFSISVKHGWKKFGEPMIVTSSRDGRVYTLDDQPAMDVFLDRLGAPPEAYTDPAVFSEFARSRPLGVQRRSGVQPRNLATGVDVAGRSISGGSAIDHGCLTWAMTGDRESVLAAVDEACAEAIDGLPGRSPLALITFSCGGLIPVLGSEGIRKENQTFAKRADGVPFGGFHTTGEIARVRGIDGFHNQTLAVLAVG; encoded by the coding sequence ATGAGCACAAACGGCGTCGGGGCCGCCAGCCGCTGGATCGGTGTCGGCTCGGACTCGCACCCGGACGGCGCCGTGGCGGCGCACCGGGCGGCCACGGCGGCGATCACGGGCCCGCGACCCCAGCTGCTGCTGGTCTTCGCCTCGACCGGGTACGACCCCGGACCGGTCGCCGAGGGCATCTCGGCGGTGGCACCGGGGGTGCCGGTGGTCGGCTGCTCCTCGACCGGGGAGATCAGCCCGGACGGCTCCCGCAGCGGCTCGCTCGTGGTGATCGCCTTCGGTGGTATCGGTTTCACGGTGCGTACCGCCGTCGCGGACCGGCTCGCCAGCCGCCAGCGCGAGGCGGGCGCGGAGGTGGCCGCGGCCGCCGCCGACCGCTCCGGACTGCCGCACCAGGTGGTCCTGCTGCTCACCGACAGCCTGGCGCGCGACCAGGAGTCCATCCTGCGCGGCTGCTACAGCGTGCTCGGCGCGGGGGTGCCCATGGTCGGCGGCGCGGCGGGCGAGCGGCGCTCGCGGGAGGACGGCACCCCGTGCGGCACGTTCCTCTTCCACGACGGCCGGGTGCACACCGACGCCGTGGTCTGCGCGACCATCGCCTCCGAGGCCCCGTTCTCGATCTCGGTCAAGCACGGCTGGAAGAAGTTCGGCGAGCCGATGATCGTCACCAGCTCCCGGGACGGCCGCGTGTACACCCTGGACGACCAGCCCGCCATGGACGTCTTCCTGGACCGGCTGGGCGCCCCGCCCGAGGCCTACACCGACCCCGCCGTGTTCAGCGAGTTCGCCCGGTCCCGCCCGCTCGGCGTGCAGCGGCGCAGCGGCGTGCAGCCGCGCAACCTGGCCACCGGCGTCGACGTGGCGGGCCGCTCGATCAGCGGCGGCAGCGCCATCGACCACGGCTGCCTCACTTGGGCCATGACCGGCGACCGGGAGTCGGTGCTGGCCGCGGTGGACGAGGCGTGCGCGGAGGCCATCGACGGCCTGCCCGGCCGCTCCCCGCTGGCGCTGATCACCTTCAGCTGCGGCGGGCTGATCCCGGTGCTGGGCAGCGAGGGCATCCGCAAGGAGAACCAGACCTTCGCCAAGCGCGCGGACGGCGTGCCCTTCGGCGGGTTCCACACCACCGGTGAGATCGCCCGGGTGCGCGGCATCGACGGGTTCCACAACCAGACACTCGCGGTGCTGGCTGTCGGCTGA
- a CDS encoding poly-gamma-glutamate hydrolase family protein, with amino-acid sequence MTAASRRTFLGLLAAGALPVTLPRTALAADRYPSNTALYADPELVEGIDYARRSRRHQVFDDSLDQHFPLPGTVVLAPHGGGIEGGTSELCHAVAGYHPASLAPLDGPQLDFWMFEGVRPTDNGELHVTSTHCDDPVALSLVGGSQRAVALHGCSPGQLNLPTGARAVLAGGRDEQFRTLLLDRLRAAGFTAVDGVDHPTLSGRDAANITNRTLTGAGAQLELTTGLRDAMFANNTRPERRNTTTQVFWDFVGAVRGAIGTVAQSG; translated from the coding sequence ATGACCGCCGCCAGCAGGAGGACCTTCCTCGGTCTGCTCGCGGCGGGCGCCCTGCCGGTGACCCTGCCGCGGACCGCGCTCGCCGCCGACCGGTACCCGTCCAACACCGCGCTCTACGCCGACCCGGAGCTGGTCGAGGGCATCGACTACGCGCGCCGGTCCCGGCGGCACCAGGTCTTCGACGACAGCCTGGACCAGCACTTCCCGCTGCCCGGGACCGTGGTGCTCGCACCGCACGGCGGAGGCATCGAGGGCGGCACATCCGAGCTGTGCCACGCCGTCGCCGGGTACCACCCCGCGAGCCTGGCCCCGCTGGACGGGCCGCAGCTGGACTTCTGGATGTTCGAGGGCGTGCGGCCCACCGACAACGGCGAGCTGCACGTGACCTCCACGCACTGCGACGACCCGGTGGCGTTGTCCCTGGTCGGCGGCTCACAGCGGGCGGTCGCGCTGCACGGCTGCTCCCCCGGCCAGCTGAACCTGCCGACGGGCGCGCGGGCGGTGCTGGCCGGCGGCCGGGACGAGCAGTTCCGCACCCTGCTGCTGGACCGCCTGCGCGCGGCCGGGTTCACCGCCGTGGACGGCGTGGACCACCCGACGCTGTCCGGGCGGGACGCGGCCAACATCACCAACCGCACGCTCACCGGCGCGGGCGCCCAGCTGGAGCTGACCACCGGCCTGCGCGACGCCATGTTCGCCAACAACACCAGGCCAGAGCGCAGAAACACCACGACGCAGGTGTTCTGGGACTTCGTCGGCGCGGTCCGGGGCGCGATCGGCACCGTTGCGCAATCCGGGTGA
- a CDS encoding DUF2306 domain-containing protein, whose product MADQVVAQRVRWWRRPWVAPLFVVVAVFLAFSVPRYLTFDPARSRMPDPGVSWHYPVLVAHVLFASVAMLTGCLQVWPHFRQRFPHVHRYLGRVYVFGGVFPAGVSGFAIGVVSPFGPLNQVSNTMLAVLWLGCTVAALRTARQRRFGEHRRWMVRSFALTMSIISNRLWGIVVGLWLEPQLHTTFQGSEIALGQAVAGLSAWLGWTVPLLFAEWWLQRGRKKPSARPVRHAVAVG is encoded by the coding sequence ATGGCGGACCAAGTGGTGGCACAACGCGTGCGGTGGTGGCGGCGGCCCTGGGTGGCCCCGCTGTTCGTGGTGGTCGCGGTGTTCCTCGCGTTCTCCGTGCCCCGGTACCTGACCTTCGACCCGGCCCGGTCGCGCATGCCGGACCCCGGGGTCTCCTGGCACTACCCGGTGCTGGTGGCGCACGTGCTGTTCGCCTCGGTGGCCATGCTCACCGGGTGCCTCCAGGTCTGGCCGCATTTCCGGCAGCGCTTCCCGCACGTGCACCGGTACCTGGGGCGGGTGTACGTCTTCGGTGGGGTGTTCCCGGCCGGGGTGAGCGGGTTCGCCATCGGTGTGGTCAGCCCGTTCGGGCCGCTGAACCAGGTCAGCAACACGATGCTCGCGGTGCTGTGGCTGGGGTGCACGGTGGCCGCGCTGCGCACGGCCCGGCAGCGGCGCTTCGGTGAGCACCGCAGGTGGATGGTGCGCAGCTTCGCGCTGACCATGTCGATCATCTCGAACCGGTTGTGGGGCATCGTGGTCGGGCTGTGGCTGGAGCCGCAGCTGCACACCACGTTCCAGGGCAGCGAGATCGCCCTGGGCCAGGCGGTCGCGGGGCTGAGCGCCTGGCTGGGCTGGACGGTGCCGCTGCTGTTCGCCGAGTGGTGGTTGCAGCGAGGCCGGAAGAAGCCGTCAGCGCGGCCGGTACGACATGCGGTAGCAGTCGGCTGA
- a CDS encoding MarR family winged helix-turn-helix transcriptional regulator has translation MSTPPPPDETDSGVPEWAKVIPGLDPAVEGVVDRLHLASRYLERLAAECAAPQGLSSADYEILARLYWVGPPHRLTPTQLAAGTLSPATTITSRLERLQKAGLIIRAASANDRRSTPAELTDEGRRVFLSVVTEQARRERDAISPMGNAELGELEGLLRKLMHVLEQSLGPAPRRVRLAEEAGKRQK, from the coding sequence GTGAGCACACCACCGCCGCCGGACGAGACGGACTCCGGCGTCCCCGAGTGGGCCAAGGTCATTCCCGGCCTGGACCCCGCCGTCGAGGGCGTCGTCGACCGCCTGCACCTGGCCAGCCGCTACCTGGAACGCCTCGCCGCCGAATGTGCCGCGCCCCAGGGCCTGAGCTCCGCGGACTACGAGATCCTGGCGCGGCTGTACTGGGTCGGCCCGCCCCACCGCCTGACCCCGACCCAGCTCGCGGCGGGCACCCTCAGCCCGGCCACCACGATCACCAGCCGTCTGGAGAGGTTGCAGAAGGCCGGACTGATCATCCGGGCGGCCAGCGCAAACGATCGCAGGTCCACCCCGGCCGAACTGACCGACGAGGGCCGCCGCGTCTTCCTCTCGGTCGTCACCGAGCAGGCCCGCCGGGAACGGGACGCGATCAGCCCGATGGGCAACGCCGAGCTCGGCGAACTGGAAGGGTTGCTGCGCAAGCTGATGCACGTCCTGGAACAGAGTCTCGGCCCGGCCCCCCGCCGCGTGCGCCTGGCCGAGGAAGCAGGCAAGCGGCAGAAGTAG
- a CDS encoding DUF4153 domain-containing protein: MDPAAGAEARTEAEAESQAEAEPDADSTAEVAAEPAPPAPALTPVPVPVRAHAPSTVVAASLTAGLAAAVLLPLDLPGLGWLLTGLVLTALVWLVARRDRAEPLAWPERLVRGGWAALALALLAVGAFRDAGWLFTLCVLGAAAAGSLAVSGGRSVLGAVAVPVRAVGRMGWFVHGLAAVRVRGSRGRLLVSAVVSLLLLLVFGALFAGADATFRELVSAALPTVDGPGVVRGGFVFVVLTLGTAGACLVAVRGFREPSAGTVRRVGVLEWALPVGVLVVLFGGFVAVQLAALFGGEGYVRRTAQLTYAEYARSGFWQLSAVSVLALAVIAAAVRWAPREHRAERVVLRVLPGALAVLTLVIVASAISRMLAYQEVYGSTVLRLLVLTCEIWIGFVYLVVLAAGIRLRGAWVPRIAVASGLLVLVGLAAANPEHLVAQHNVERGRVDLRYHGDLSADAVPALLGLPQEDRACLFPRFRNELAYAEERGGWRAWNLSRSRARSLLLAHADPSADCYRMSYRPR, encoded by the coding sequence GTGGACCCCGCGGCGGGGGCAGAAGCCAGGACCGAGGCGGAGGCCGAGAGCCAGGCGGAGGCCGAGCCGGACGCGGACTCGACAGCGGAGGTTGCGGCGGAACCGGCGCCGCCCGCCCCCGCCCTCACCCCCGTCCCGGTCCCGGTCCGGGCGCACGCGCCGAGCACCGTGGTCGCCGCCTCGCTCACCGCGGGCCTGGCCGCCGCCGTCCTGCTCCCCCTCGACCTCCCGGGCCTGGGCTGGCTGCTCACCGGGCTCGTGCTGACCGCGCTGGTCTGGCTCGTCGCCCGCCGCGACCGCGCCGAACCCCTGGCCTGGCCCGAACGCCTGGTCCGCGGCGGCTGGGCGGCGCTGGCCCTGGCCCTGCTCGCGGTCGGCGCGTTCCGGGACGCGGGCTGGCTGTTCACGCTCTGCGTCCTGGGCGCGGCGGCGGCGGGCTCGCTCGCGGTCAGCGGCGGCCGTTCGGTGCTCGGGGCGGTCGCGGTGCCGGTGCGCGCCGTCGGGCGGATGGGCTGGTTCGTCCACGGCCTGGCCGCCGTCCGGGTGCGGGGCTCGCGGGGCAGGCTACTCGTCTCCGCGGTTGTCTCCCTGTTGCTGCTGCTCGTCTTCGGCGCGTTGTTCGCCGGGGCGGACGCCACCTTCCGCGAGCTGGTCTCCGCCGCACTGCCCACAGTGGACGGTCCGGGGGTGGTGCGCGGCGGTTTTGTGTTCGTGGTCCTCACGCTCGGGACCGCGGGCGCCTGCCTGGTCGCCGTGCGCGGGTTCCGGGAGCCCTCGGCCGGGACCGTGCGGCGGGTCGGGGTCCTGGAGTGGGCGCTGCCGGTCGGGGTGCTGGTGGTGCTGTTCGGCGGGTTCGTCGCGGTGCAGCTGGCCGCGCTGTTCGGCGGCGAGGGGTACGTACGGCGCACCGCGCAGCTGACCTACGCCGAGTACGCCCGCAGCGGGTTCTGGCAGCTCAGCGCGGTCAGCGTGCTGGCCCTGGCGGTCATCGCCGCCGCCGTGCGGTGGGCCCCGCGCGAGCACCGCGCCGAGCGGGTGGTGCTGCGCGTGCTGCCCGGCGCGCTGGCCGTGCTCACCCTGGTCATCGTGGCCTCGGCCATCAGCCGCATGCTCGCCTACCAGGAGGTCTACGGCAGCACCGTGCTGCGGCTGCTCGTGCTGACCTGCGAGATCTGGATCGGCTTCGTCTACCTCGTGGTGCTCGCCGCGGGCATCCGGCTGCGCGGTGCCTGGGTGCCCCGGATCGCGGTGGCCAGCGGGCTGCTCGTGCTGGTCGGGTTGGCCGCGGCCAACCCGGAACACCTGGTGGCACAGCACAACGTGGAGCGCGGCCGGGTCGACCTGCGCTACCACGGCGACCTGTCCGCCGACGCCGTGCCCGCCCTGCTCGGGCTGCCGCAAGAGGATCGGGCATGTCTGTTCCCGCGCTTCCGGAACGAGCTGGCCTACGCCGAGGAGCGGGGCGGCTGGCGGGCCTGGAACCTGTCCCGCAGTCGCGCCCGCTCCCTGCTCCTGGCCCACGCCGACCCGTCAGCCGACTGCTACCGCATGTCGTACCGGCCGCGCTGA
- a CDS encoding TetR/AcrR family transcriptional regulator: MRKDTDGAGRATQEAILRTAERLFAEHGITAVSSRRIAEEAGAANNSAVGYHFGTKNDLVLAMIQRWTEAIEGIRAEMVAAVADSDNPRDHLASLVLPSAVLLDRMEPPTYHARFMQHAMTDPALREQVLAVSRSSPSMLEGAQRLQRCLAAAGIPPEVAELRGLLVEKVTTISFADYERMAATGERPARRWRAAGEFVVDAVTGLLLAPVTEWTR; the protein is encoded by the coding sequence GTGCGGAAGGACACCGACGGGGCGGGGCGGGCGACGCAGGAGGCGATCCTGCGCACCGCGGAGCGGCTGTTCGCCGAGCACGGCATCACGGCGGTGTCCAGCAGGCGCATCGCCGAGGAGGCCGGGGCGGCCAACAACTCCGCCGTGGGCTACCACTTCGGCACCAAGAACGACCTGGTGCTGGCCATGATCCAGCGGTGGACCGAGGCCATCGAGGGCATCCGGGCCGAGATGGTCGCCGCGGTGGCCGACTCGGACAACCCGCGCGACCACCTGGCCAGCCTGGTGCTGCCGTCCGCGGTGCTGCTGGACCGGATGGAGCCGCCGACCTACCACGCCCGGTTCATGCAGCACGCCATGACCGATCCAGCCCTGCGCGAGCAGGTGCTGGCGGTCAGCCGGTCTAGCCCGAGCATGCTCGAAGGCGCGCAGCGGTTGCAGCGGTGCCTGGCCGCCGCCGGGATCCCGCCCGAGGTGGCCGAGCTGCGCGGGCTGCTGGTGGAGAAGGTCACCACGATCAGCTTCGCCGACTACGAACGCATGGCGGCCACCGGGGAACGGCCCGCCCGTCGCTGGCGCGCGGCCGGGGAGTTCGTGGTGGACGCGGTGACCGGGCTGCTGCTCGCGCCCGTCACCGAGTGGACGCGCTGA
- a CDS encoding sensor domain-containing diguanylate cyclase: MADSTEALHGQQLLELLAVVSAYPDEDSAVHGAVERAAQALEAEVAAVVFGADLAACIGFPAGHTPLAALLRVIRSESAYLEVPGLGRLHAVAVGWGGSHPGHLVLGRWAEDFSVEERQLLRGMARLLELTLTMLRTLQAEHAMRERSERQAAENAELVATLRQRQRLMEHLFEVQRAISRRRPLAQILDMITNAAADLLNAGIVGLWLRDAEEPEEVRLAAGVGLRPDLLAQRTTVPLPDTGAAGEAVLVEDVVVRYGRLPEHALLHRLTGGRLRAAMAAPVYDSGQVAGSLLIGSGQATRRYAAADVQMLRSFAEHVSLALTDANTVEQMRRAFHDSLTGLASRGLFLDQLSQLLSQPASLVSGADRVAVLFVDLDRFKAVNDTLGHAAGDNLLICTAERLKAQLRGSDTAARLGGDEFAVLLTGVEEERDAELVAQRILHALAEPMLIAGRQLRVNASIGIALSQLGASDAADLMRRADVAMYQAKRTGRGRYEVFSDGMMVTGAEDLPDRTG, from the coding sequence ATGGCGGATTCCACCGAGGCCCTGCACGGCCAGCAGCTGCTGGAGCTGCTGGCCGTCGTCTCCGCGTACCCGGATGAGGACTCGGCCGTGCACGGCGCGGTCGAACGGGCCGCGCAGGCGCTGGAGGCCGAGGTCGCCGCGGTGGTGTTCGGCGCCGACCTCGCCGCGTGCATCGGCTTCCCCGCCGGGCACACCCCGCTTGCCGCGCTGCTCCGCGTCATCCGCTCGGAGAGCGCATACCTGGAGGTGCCCGGCCTCGGCCGTCTGCACGCGGTGGCGGTTGGCTGGGGTGGCAGCCACCCCGGGCACCTGGTCCTCGGCCGCTGGGCCGAGGACTTCTCGGTGGAGGAGCGGCAGCTGCTGCGCGGCATGGCCCGCCTGCTGGAGCTGACCCTGACCATGCTGCGCACGCTGCAGGCCGAGCACGCGATGCGTGAGCGCAGCGAACGCCAGGCCGCGGAGAACGCCGAGCTGGTGGCCACGCTGCGCCAGCGGCAGCGGTTGATGGAGCACCTGTTCGAGGTGCAGCGTGCGATCTCCCGCCGCCGCCCGCTCGCCCAGATCCTCGACATGATCACCAACGCGGCCGCCGACCTGCTCAACGCGGGCATCGTCGGCCTGTGGCTGCGCGACGCCGAGGAGCCCGAGGAGGTGCGCCTGGCCGCGGGGGTGGGCCTGCGCCCGGACCTGCTCGCCCAGCGCACCACCGTGCCGCTGCCCGACACCGGCGCGGCGGGCGAGGCGGTGCTGGTCGAGGACGTGGTGGTCCGCTACGGCAGGCTGCCCGAGCACGCCCTGCTGCACCGCCTCACCGGCGGCCGGTTGCGCGCCGCGATGGCTGCCCCGGTCTACGACAGCGGCCAGGTCGCGGGCAGCCTGCTGATCGGCTCCGGCCAGGCCACCCGGCGCTACGCCGCCGCGGACGTGCAGATGCTGCGCTCCTTCGCCGAGCACGTCAGCCTCGCGCTCACCGACGCGAACACCGTCGAGCAGATGCGCCGCGCCTTCCACGACTCGCTCACCGGCCTGGCCAGCCGCGGCCTGTTCCTGGACCAGCTCTCCCAGCTGCTGTCCCAGCCCGCCTCGCTGGTCTCCGGTGCGGACCGGGTGGCGGTGCTGTTCGTCGACCTCGACCGGTTCAAGGCGGTCAACGACACCCTGGGCCACGCGGCGGGGGACAACCTGCTGATCTGCACGGCCGAGCGGCTCAAGGCGCAGCTGCGCGGCTCCGACACCGCCGCGCGCCTGGGCGGCGACGAGTTCGCGGTGCTGCTCACCGGCGTCGAGGAGGAGCGGGACGCGGAGCTGGTGGCGCAGCGCATCCTGCACGCGCTGGCCGAGCCGATGCTCATCGCGGGCCGCCAGCTGCGGGTCAACGCCAGCATCGGCATCGCGCTCAGCCAGCTCGGCGCCTCGGACGCGGCCGACCTGATGCGCCGCGCGGACGTGGCCATGTACCAGGCCAAGCGCACCGGGCGCGGGCGGTACGAGGTGTTCTCCGACGGCATGATGGTCACCGGCGCGGAGGACCTGCCCGACCGCACGGGGTAG
- a CDS encoding VOC family protein, whose protein sequence is MAIELNHTIVHSTDKKAGAAFLTDLFGLPDAVPFGPFMAVHLSNSVTLDYLDVEGTPTVNHYAFLVTDEEFDDIFGRIQDRGLDYWADPARSRPGEINTNDGGRGVYFLGPDDHVLEIITVSYGG, encoded by the coding sequence ATGGCAATCGAACTGAACCACACCATCGTCCACTCCACCGACAAGAAGGCGGGCGCGGCCTTCCTGACCGATCTGTTCGGCCTGCCGGACGCCGTCCCGTTCGGCCCGTTCATGGCCGTGCACCTGTCGAACTCGGTCACCCTGGACTACCTCGACGTCGAGGGCACGCCGACGGTCAACCACTACGCGTTCCTGGTCACCGACGAGGAGTTCGACGACATCTTCGGCCGCATCCAGGACCGCGGCCTGGACTACTGGGCCGACCCGGCGCGTTCCCGGCCGGGCGAGATCAACACCAACGACGGCGGCCGGGGCGTGTACTTCCTGGGCCCGGACGACCACGTGCTGGAGATCATCACCGTCTCGTACGGCGGCTGA
- a CDS encoding ArsR/SmtB family transcription factor codes for MLDIVPPYGYCPDFLTPAASATEIDEGIDALLDTPEHELRTDLAEFAGSHPTPLWFRRVGEGDKRALRSLTSAVHSYFKACVAPHWKLVRRTVARDRVRRADTVRAGGTDLLLSTLHPSVRWRNPVLEVDFPVDQDLHLDGRGLRLVPSFFCNGMPTTYKDPTRPPVLVYSITHYDPLTAKGTEDSPVLSALLGETRARMLAAVADAECNTSELARRTGAALASASQHATVLRNAGLIWSRKSGRSVVHVATDLGRALLAGASEPS; via the coding sequence TTGCTGGATATCGTCCCGCCTTACGGTTACTGTCCGGATTTCCTCACTCCCGCTGCGTCAGCGACGGAAATCGACGAGGGCATCGACGCCCTGCTGGACACCCCGGAGCACGAACTCCGCACCGACCTCGCCGAATTCGCGGGCAGCCACCCGACCCCGCTGTGGTTCCGCCGGGTGGGCGAGGGTGACAAGCGCGCGCTGCGCTCCCTGACCTCGGCCGTGCACAGCTACTTCAAGGCCTGTGTGGCCCCGCACTGGAAGCTGGTGCGCCGCACGGTGGCCCGCGACCGGGTGCGCCGGGCCGACACCGTGCGCGCGGGCGGCACCGACCTGCTGCTGTCCACGCTGCACCCCTCGGTCCGCTGGCGGAACCCGGTGCTGGAGGTCGACTTCCCGGTCGACCAGGACCTGCACCTGGACGGCCGCGGCCTGCGCCTGGTGCCGTCGTTCTTCTGCAACGGCATGCCCACCACGTACAAGGACCCGACCCGCCCGCCGGTCCTGGTCTACTCGATCACCCACTACGACCCGCTGACCGCCAAGGGCACCGAGGACTCCCCGGTCCTCTCGGCCCTGCTGGGCGAGACCCGCGCCCGCATGCTGGCCGCGGTGGCGGACGCGGAGTGCAACACCAGCGAGCTGGCCCGGCGCACCGGCGCGGCCCTGGCGTCGGCGAGCCAGCACGCCACGGTGCTGCGCAACGCGGGGCTGATCTGGAGCCGGAAGAGCGGGCGGTCCGTGGTGCACGTGGCGACCGATCTCGGCCGGGCGTTGTTGGCGGGTGCCAGCGAGCCTTCCTGA